A region from the Rosa rugosa chromosome 6, drRosRugo1.1, whole genome shotgun sequence genome encodes:
- the LOC133717432 gene encoding uncharacterized protein LOC133717432 isoform X1, with protein sequence MAARRLSSLLSHSLSAGSASKLLSQGAGKWYGSILCDIDYIPWPLVWQNITCLTYFLHQMVWQNITLLDSFFWISDLYKSSMEEKRKLQIPCLELRLPRIVLFRELNFCQTAGEWTIYPWIHSNCNSLSDDEQTSSRFNTRYSSRKVLLTPSHLATVM encoded by the exons ATGGCAGCTCGGAGACTCTCCTCCTtactctctcactctctttctgCTGGGTCTGCTTCTAAGCTTCTCTCTCAAG GTGCAGGCAAATGGTATGGCAGCATACTTTGTGACATTGACTACATACCTTGgcctttggtgtggcagaataTTACTTGCCTGACATACTTTCTCCACCAAATGGTATGGCAGAATATTACTTTGCTTGACAGTTTCTTCTGGATATCAGACTTATATAAG TCATCCATGGAGGAGAAGAGGAAATTGCAGATACCATGCCTAGAATTAAGGCTGCCAAGAATTGTTCTTTTCAGAGAATTGAATTT TTGTCAAACTGCTGGGGAGTGGACAATATATCCGTGGATCCACAGCAATTGTAATTCGCTTTCAGATGATGAACAAACTTCGTCCCGTTTCAATACCAGATATTCATCCCGCAAG GTCTTGTTGACTCCAAGTCATTTAGCTACTGTCATGTAA
- the LOC133717432 gene encoding uncharacterized protein LOC133717432 isoform X2, translated as MAARRLSSLLSHSLSAGSASKLLSQGAGKWYGSILCDIDYIPWPLVWQNITCLTYFLHQMVWQNITLLDSFFWISDLYKSSMEEKRKLQIPCLELRLPRIVLFRELNFCQTAGEWTIYPWIHSNCNSLSDDEQTSSRFNTRYSSRKVVLR; from the exons ATGGCAGCTCGGAGACTCTCCTCCTtactctctcactctctttctgCTGGGTCTGCTTCTAAGCTTCTCTCTCAAG GTGCAGGCAAATGGTATGGCAGCATACTTTGTGACATTGACTACATACCTTGgcctttggtgtggcagaataTTACTTGCCTGACATACTTTCTCCACCAAATGGTATGGCAGAATATTACTTTGCTTGACAGTTTCTTCTGGATATCAGACTTATATAAG TCATCCATGGAGGAGAAGAGGAAATTGCAGATACCATGCCTAGAATTAAGGCTGCCAAGAATTGTTCTTTTCAGAGAATTGAATTT TTGTCAAACTGCTGGGGAGTGGACAATATATCCGTGGATCCACAGCAATTGTAATTCGCTTTCAGATGATGAACAAACTTCGTCCCGTTTCAATACCAGATATTCATCCCGCAAG GTAGTCTTGAGATGA